In Lycium ferocissimum isolate CSIRO_LF1 chromosome 3, AGI_CSIRO_Lferr_CH_V1, whole genome shotgun sequence, the genomic window GTGAATCCGAAGAAGCTCCTATATCTTTGGATTCCCTCATATGCTCAGCACCACCAACAGAATCATGATGGGTGAGTGTCTCATCATCACTCTCAGAGAGTTTTTCATGATCCAAATCAAAATATTCAGTTGGTCTTGTTTCAAGAATCGGTAACTGCATATCCCATGTCACACTTGACACTTTGAGGACCGCTGCATTGTCAGAACTCCCAGAAACTTCAGTTGCTAGCTCAGCATTAGGTTGCTCAAGAACATTCGATTCCTCCATTTCTTTCTCAGATATTCGCCTAAATACCATGTCCATATCTTCAACTGTTTGTGCTTCCAGCGCTGGCATTTCAGAACCTTCCAGTGCTGAACTTGACGTTTCAGCAGCAGCTGCTCTGTTCCCAGATTCTTCAGTTGCTAGCTCAGCATTAGGTTGCTCAAGAACATTCGATTTCTCAGCTATTTCTTGCTCTGATATTTGCCTAAATGCTGACTCAATATCTTCAGCTGTTTGTGCTTCCAGTACTGGCATTCCAGAATCTTCCTGTACTGAACTTGACAAGTCAATCACCGCTGCATCGTCAGCATCCCGGGACTCTTCAGTTTCAAGCCTAGCATTAGGTTGCTCAAGTACATCCGAGTGCACAATTTCTTTCTCAGAAGTAATTCTAAATGCTGACTCATTATCTTCAATTGTTTGTGCTTCCACCACTGGCATTCTAGAATCTTCCAGTACTGAACTTGACGCTTCAAACACCGCTGCAGCGTCCGAACTCCCAGGTTCTTCAGTTACAAGCTTAGCATTCGGTTGCACAGGTACATCTGAATGCACTATTTCTTTCTCAGAAGTAATTGTAAATGGCGACTCAAACACCGCTGCATTGTCAAAATCCCCAGATTCTTCAGTTACAAGCTTAGCATTAGGTAGCTCAAGAACATTCGATTTCTCCACTTCTTCCTCAGATATTTGACTAAATACCAAGTTAATATCTTCAACTGTTTGTGCTTCCAGTACTGGCATTCCAGAATCTCCCACAACTGAACTTGACACTTCAAACACCGCTGCATTGTCGGAACTCCCAGATCCTTCAGTAACAAGCTTAGCATCAGGTAGCTCGAGCACATTCGAGTTCTCCATTTCTTTCTCAGAAATATTTCTAAATGCTAACTCAATATCTTCAACTGTTTGTGCTTCCTGCTCTGGCATTCCAGAATCTTCTGGTACTGTACTTGACACGTCAAACACCACGGCATCGTCAGAATGCCCAGATTCTTCAGTTACCAGTTTAGCATTAGGTAGCTCAAGCACATTCGAGTGCACTATTTCTTTCTCAGAAGTACTTTCAAATGCTGACTCAATATCTTCAGTTGTTTGAGCTTCCACCACTGGCATTCCAGAATCTTCCGGTGCTGAACTTGACACTTCAAACACTGTTGCATTGGTGGAACTCCCAGATTCTTCAGTTACAAGATTCGCATTACGTAGCTCAAGTACATCCGAGTGTACTATTTCTTCCTCAGAAGTAATTTTAAATGCCGACTCAATATCTTCAATTGTTTGTGCTTCCACCACTCGCATTCCAGAATCTTCCTGCACTGAACTTGACACTTCAAACACCGCTGCATTGTCAGAACTCCCAGATTGCTCGAGCACATTCGAATTCTCTATTTCTTTCTCAGAAATGTTTCGAAATGCTAACTCAATATCTTCAACTGTTTGTGCTTCCAGCTCTGGCATTCCGGAATCTTCCCGTACTGAACTTGACGCTTCAACTGCTGCTGCATTGTTTGAACTCTCAGATTGTTCAGTTACTAGTTCAGCATTTGGTAGCTCAAGCACGTTAGAGTGCTCGATTTCTTTCTCAGTAGTACTTGTAAATGCTGACTCAATATCTTCAACAGTTTGTGCTTCCAGCACTGGCATTCCGGGATCTTTAGCATTAGATTGCTCAAGAACATTAGATTTCTCCATTTCTTTCTCAAAAACTTGCCAAAACGCCGACTCAATATCTTGAATTGTTTGTGCTTCTAGTACTGACATACCAGAATCAGCTTCCTCTTTGACTGTAACTTCTTGAGGCACTTCAGTCACTTCAGTTTGAGTAGATTTTGAATTTTCTACCTCAAAGACAGAGTTATGAGCTTCAGCTATTGGCATTCTTGGAACTACCTCTTGAGTATCCAAATTATCCTCGGGCAGTCCTCCTTCAATTGATCTAGTATCAACAGCATTATCAACTTCTGCTTCAGACAATTCTGTATGATATGCATCAATATGGTCAATAATGCTCATTCCAGAATTTTGAATTTCAGAAGCACACTCCTTATCTTCATGCTTATCAGTCTCTTCAACCGTGGATGCATTTAAAATCTCAGGGTGCAATGGGAACTTTCTTTCATGAACTTCAGCATGGGCCTCTTCAGAAAATTCTGTGGTGGCAGAATCAACAGCTTGGAATGCAGACAAACCCTCGTTGATGCTAAAGTCACCAACTGTATCTAATTCAGAGAGAAATAATACCTCATCAATGTCCTCCATACCGTCGGTCTCTTCAACTATATATTGCTCATCATGGTGAAAATCAGCTGTCTCTGGTGGCAATACATAGTTTTCTAAGACCTTGATCTGGTTATCATTTTCCACCTCATCGAGAAAGATGTTCTTTAGACCTACAGCACCTGCTGGGCCAACAACCTCATGCAGATTGGAAGTACAGTCGGGAGTACGTGGGGAGCTGATAATAGGAATTCCATTATCAAGGTCATGGATTTCTGAAACATTCACGTTCTCAGTGGTTCTTGCTTCCTCAATTGACTCAACCAGGATAGCTGGTGGCTCCTGTTTATCAGAAAAAAGATGCACTTAGATTTTACTAGGATTGATTCCCGACTAGAagcatttaaaaaggaaaaagaaaaagagaaggaaagaataaataaacttGCTATGACATAAGGCTATAATAATGCATGGGTTTGGAAATAAGAGAAACAATAGTTAATTCTATCACAAACAATATTCCTCAAACACACAAATTAGTCCTAACATGTAGTGCTTCTATCACTGAGTCAGCCTTGGATTTCTACATCATAAAGTTCAGTTCATATCTGTTTACTTTTAATGCTTCTAACATAGTGATGCATTCGATGTGGGTGTGACAGCATTTTTGAAGTATCGGAGCAGCATAGCTTATAGCTTATTATCCAACAGGCAACATCTATATCATGGAACATATGCCAATTTCAGTTCCAGACTGTTTGTTCTTACTATTATAGGAGTCTAAGTTGCAGTTGTCTATTCCTATCAGTTCAGGTAAAGTAAATTATAAATCTTCACGTCAtaattttgaaaaccaagtagatatttctttttttccttagcAGCAGGTCACACAATTACAAGTGAAAAATTAATCGAGCAGATTTCAGATTTCTAAGATCAATCCTAGTAAATGTGCTGCTATGACATATGAAATGATAATTActgaagaaataaaaagaaatgcataaaagaaaagagatgagAAGAACTTGTTTACCGTTACTTCCCAATTCTCTGAGGATTGTTCATCTATGGATTTGTCTGTGTGTGCCAATTCTTCTTCATGCTGAGAGATGGACTTTTCTACAGAAGCATGTCCAACAGAGACCAGCTCTTCATCCACTTCAGTGTGATCATCAGTAGCCAAATTTTCAACAACATTTGATGAGCTGAGATCATCAAATGTTGAAAGGGATTCAACTGTCTGGTATGCAGCATGGTTAGACAGAATATGGGTATGTATATCCAATCCTGGACAAGTAATTCGCAGTTGTTCATGCTCAATAATTCCTTCCTCATACACAATATCCTCATTTTCTGATAATTTTGAATCCGCGGATGCCAAACCAAGAACGAACTCAGGCACTGGAGAGGCATTTGCACTGCTAAAGATTTCATCATTTTGAGAAATCTCTGCCTTTGCAACATCAAGCTCATCTTCTGGTGCCAAAATTTCTTCATTCGTTGGAAGGGACTTTTCAATGTCCTGACTATTTTCCTGCGATTCCCTCTCTATGAGAGAAACAGTTCTTATAGGGGAAAACCCTGTTTCAGATTCCACACGCTGATCTGAAGAAAAGGAGGCTGAGAATATGTTTTCCCTAATAGCAGAAGGACTGGCATCATAAATAGGTTGACCACGTGAAGTATGATCCACTGAAGTGCTCGTGACGTGGAAATTTGGTCCATCAAATGAAGCTTCCCTGGAGATCCCATTTTGTTCAACATGTCCCATTATCTCCTCGAAACTTGACCTCATTTCTCCTTCTTTATCAACAAAGACACTTTCACTCACTTCTGCCAACGACGAGGAGCTAGATTGACTGCTGTATCTTTGATAAAAAGTTTCCAGCTTTGACTGAATATCGGTTGGATTAAGTTCTCTTCCTTCCTGGAGCAAAGCTTTTTTTGCTTCATGATGATTTTCCAGAGTTCCCAGTTGCACCAAAAACTCCACTTCTTCGGAGGATTGACTTCCATGTCTGACATGCTCAGAAGTATGCTCTTGTTTAGATATCAGCTTTGGCTCCTCGGAAATGCGTTCATCTATGAGTTCTTTGTCTTCCAGATTTTCAACTGAACTTAGTGATTCTGTTTCGGGAACTGAACTTACTTTGGAATCACTAAGTTCACTAGATTGTCGTTGAAATGGCGCATAGCTTGTTCCTTCTGAAGCCATCTTTTCCGGAACAAAATAAGGTCTCCAATGAACATCTTGCTTGTCTTGCCTGTTCAGCCCAAAGATTGAGGGTCTTACAATAAAACTTTCGTGCCTCCGAAAAAGCGGATCCTTTGCTTGAAATGTTATAAACTCTTCGTCCTCCATAAGATCAGGTTTCTCTTCACTTGAGTCATAAGGAAGATCAAACGGGTTTCGCCTTGGTACTAAAACAGAGGGAGCGGACCCCGGGATTGGTGGCAGTCCGAGGTCATAGTTATCGTTCGGAGCATCAAACGGATTGTTTCTTGCCGTAGAAATGGAAGGGATGTTGAACGGAAGATCAGCGCTTTCCAAGTCGATCAAATTCTTTTCGGTCATCATCGTCCTCATTTTCTTCAATGCTCTTCTCCTTGCCATAAGATTCTCTAACCGTTGATTCCTTTCAACCTCGGAGCTTCCCAAGTCAATTAGATTCTTCTGATCCTCCTCTGTCCATGTTATAGCTGACTTGCTTTTATCTTCCTCGTCTCGCTTTTCACCATCTTCATTCTCGTTGTCTGCAACTTCTAcctcttcttgattttcaaaaccatcATCAGATTCATTTTCACTCTCCGTGGTCTTACCGGAACTATCCGAAGCAGCATCAGAAACATCATGCAACAAACTAACATGTTGaggagtatcttcatccaaaagTGGATGGAGCTCATGAAGCATCGGCATAATGTCAGCTAATGAAGCATCTGGAGACGAGCTCTCTGCTCGATCAGATCCCGAATCAAaagactcatcgtcatcatccTCCTCCTCCTGTTCTTcctctttttcctcttcttcgGTCTCCTTTTTCCAAGGGGAACCGGGAAGAGAATTAAGATTCACCATTTTAGAATCAAAGGAATCCGATCTATCAAAGTCAGACTCAACGCTCTCACTATCAACCGTCGGAATGGGAGAGTATTGACTCTCCATAAGATCCCCATCATCATGTTTCtcttcattcttttcatttttttgctcaTAAAAGTCCCTCGCTGCTTCCTCGAAACCCTCATCAACCGCTGGAATCGGAGAGTATTGACTTTCCCTAAGTTCCTCATCACCATGTTTCTCTTCATTCTCTTCATTGTTCTGCTCAAAAACCCCGTCCTCAAATTGAAAATCTCGAGATCTTTCCTCGAGTAGAGGGGAAAGATCACTAATCTTATCAATCGACTGCTCTACGAGGTCCCTCTCCGTGTATCTCTCCACATAGTAACTATCTTCACTCTCAAAATGAGTTGTATCATATAATACCCCAGTTTTTAAAGGCACTATATCATGAGTTGTTGTTTTTTCTTCCCTTTCGATTTCGGGTATATTAGGCTGGCCAAAACTTAGTAAAGTTCCAAGCAAAACAGCAGTACAAACAAGAACTGGGGATGCAGCTAACAATATTGAAAACAGAAATGGGAAAGTTCTGTACAAAAATGCTATGAAACACAGCATACCCACAAGAAATGGATGATTCAAGACTGTAATATAACATCTTTTAACTGAAAACATCAAAATTCTCCTCATTTCAACTCCAATCTCTAATAATCCAACACCCATCTTTTTTTCTCACTATAAACAACTATCAATTCtcaaaactttaaaacaaatatCAATTACAGGAAACAACTCAATCCCCTTGTATCAACTTACCAGAGCGGAAACTTCAAAGTTTCAAACTGcatcaaaaatgaaaaatacacataaagaaatcagttccaACACAACAAAAGAACCAAAGAAACAGGAAAATATGATTCTTGAATTGAAATAACaggaacaaaataataattcaagataCATACCAGCTCTTTgagtacatatcaaaatcaactctCCACAAAAAGTAAACTCAACAACCACTCAAGCTttcaacacatttttttttttttaactcagcTAAAAAAAAGGCTAATTATATTTTTTGGATTAATGGGTCCTTGTATTGAGTGTTCAAATGTGTAAAAGCTAAAACTAAAGAGAAAGGAAGGtatcaaaagaaggaaaaagaaaaagtttgcACCTTTCTCTTTTAGtcatcctttctttttcttaactTTCGGTTTTGTTCTTGAGATCCCACCAATGGGACCTTCACTACTTGtcttaaaattcaaataaaaaaattaatcttttcaATAGCATAGacttttttgaataaaaatatatcaagaattcaTATGACCaacttcaattaattgaaagaTTATTATTCCATTAGTGATTGAAAAGTAAGTAACAGACATGCCACTAGTGGAATAATTTATTAGACAGCTAAGTTGGGGGGTGGATCTACAGTGCAAAAAGAATGATGGAGAAGTTGTTTTTGGCAGTTGTTTAAATAGTTTAATGTAACTTTTGAAGTGGCAAGGAATGAGGGTGATCattactatttttggctttttgaTTAAGTTAATGTTGGTTAATTGCTGTCAACAGGACAGGAACACAACTTTTACAGTATTTATAGGGTATCTTGTCGAGAAAAGGACCTAAATGGTCCCTGAACTATGAGAGTAAatttaaaatagtcccttaactatTGACTTAACATTGGTCCTTCAAGTTTACCACAAGTTAATAAAAATGGCCCTTTAACTATGAGGGTTGGtcaaaaatagtcccttaagcaTGCACTTaatagttttggtcctttaagttcgcCAAAAGTTAGCACTTCTAGTCATCGACAAAATATTCATCGGACTTTGTTTATTAGATTTGACGAGAATtatgaagaaaaggaaaaaaattagggaGAACTCACATTTACAGGTGCACATTACTAAAGAAAAGGCCAAATATCCTTGGACAAAACCGACGTAAGTAAATTAGAAATAAcagaaactacaaaaattaTGACTATTTAAAAACAAGCGAAAAAACGATGGACGGAAACAATAGATAAAATTGAGGGacactattttaaaaaaatttatcgTTTTTTTACGAAAACCAATGATGTCCATCAATTATTTTCGAGAAAAAAATGCGCGGAAACTTTTTTTTGTTAACGAATCACTACGAtggaagtatttatttttataccgGGTTTTCAGTTAAAATGAGTCTGGTGTATTTTACTTTGCCGATGGACTCTCGCGGTTTTAATCGACAGAGTCTGTCGTTCTTTGTGTTTCGAGACactattttatgacattatcaAGTCAGTAGGTTTTTCCTCGATTTTCCCTATCATCGACTGACGTCCGTCAGTTTTGTCCCGAAATATTTGGTCCTTTCTTTATTACTGtgtacctctaaatgtgagttctcgctaatttttttcctttttttattttatagttttcatcaaatctaacaaagttcgatgaatattttatcagagactaaaagtgttaacttttggcgaacttaaaggaccaaaactgttaagtgcatgcttaagggactatttttaaccaacCCACGTAGTTAATGGACCATTTTTGTTAATTAGTGGCAAACTTAAAAGACTAAAATCGTTAAGTGCATAGTTAAggaactattttgaacctactcttATAGTTAAGGGATcatttatgtccttttctcGCATCTTGTCTTTAGGACTAAACCCATACAGCTTTGTATTTtatatactctctccgtctcaatttaagtgtcttagtttgattagacacaaagtttaaaaaataaaaagaattttttaatCTTGTGATCCTGAATTAAAAGTTTATGTAATATactaaaatgttcttgaatcttgtgatttttaAACTTGTTATGCAAGATATTTGACTTGTCAACTTAGtaagtaggtgtttggccatgaaaatcaaatatttttcactttatttggtattttggagttggagttgaagatggagttgtgtttgatgttatagtttttgcaaaaaatatttggtcGTTTGAAtgtattaaaagtgaaaataagttttttggtgtttttcaaattccaaatacaacttgaatttgtatttggaattttcatgaccaaacgctgattccggaaaaaagtaaaaaaaaatcgaaaaaaagtgaataattctcatggccaaacgggtcctaaatatagaaagggaataaattaaaaaataaagtaaaacacttaaattgaaacggaaggagtTGTAGTCATCACTGCAAAGACGTCTGTACATGAGGTGGATAACATAACGGTTTCTAGTTTGATAAATACTTACTCACCACTCAATATTTATAGgcaaaagacataaattgagCCTTAAACTATATCCCaaaagtcattttcacacttaaactatcctATCCTAGAGACCCATTACACATctaatatatttaaaagtgatattttttacTCCCTAATACAATATGACTAGTTGCACTAGGGGAGAGTGTACACACTCTCTCCCCACATCAATGCCATGTCAGTCCACGTCAAAAAATcctctaatttttaattttatatttttttcctttcacctTCTCCCCCaccctccctttcttcttcatccctaCTCCCTTTCTTATTGTATAACCACCATTGTTTCCAATGAGCTTCAATATTTTCCTGTGAGCTTCCATTTTTTCcgatcttcttcatttttcggTCACCAAATTTGCATCTCATCTACCTATAAAATAAATGTGTGATATTAAACTCATCAAGCTATTTtcaaagaaacaaaaacaaaaaaaaaaagaatggcaCTGCTCCGCAAGGAGGAACCACTGCTTCGCCTACActactcttttttattttattgtattgttatgtatcttttttttttttttttttttaatatggagaCTACTGGGTTTATAAAATGAAAACGACGAAGAAGAATAAGGGTTTTGGGGGGTGGAGGTGGCGTGAAGGcggtggtggtgatggtgaaatgaagaagaaaaaaggtttgggaagtgggggtgggggtgggggtggaggtgGCGTGAAAATGGCAAAAGAGAGGGGTGGGGTGGCAgtgagaggaagaagaagaagggttttgtGGGGTGGCGGGAAGGTGGAGGAGaagggggtggggttgggggtggCGGGAACGTGGATGAGAAGGGGgaggggttggggggggggggtgtttgaatagagaagaagaagttgtaatttttaaaaaaaaattgacctcACTCTcctattatttaaatataattcttttttatgCCACATCAGCTCTGGAGGgataaataatatcacttttaaatatattaggtgtgtaatggGTCGCCAagatagtttaagtgtgaaaatgacttttGGAGTATAGTTTAagggtcaatttatgtcttttgccatatttatatcattaaattacattaaGTTATTGTGATTATAtgataaattaaaatgaaaatacaaAATAGCTAACTATAATtaagtgaaaaaaattattcatgtCATGCTTTACTAAATATGATGTAAATATTGTGTATTCAAGATTAACATTGACAGGTATTTTCaatcatatttttaataatcaaaAGTATGcacaatattcaagaagaaAAGATTAATTTACTTTTCTTAAATATGAATAACTTAATGAGTTATgcctttatttattattttttagtgAACGTGAAAAGAGTTTAAGCGACAGTTAAAATAAGACAAAGAGACTAATTCCATAGAGTTGTTTGCAACTTGCACTTcgaattcttttttctttatgttTTCCATTTACacattcttctttattttttccatATAGTTTCCCAATAATCTATTTATTTCCTTGTAAAAACTcccaaaaatcaagaaaattttatttttaaaaagttagtACCTTCACTCTGGAATATTAGGTTTGATGTGGAATTTGTCAAGAGTTCGTGGGGACGCATCAAGACATGGGGCATCTTTTTTTGATGATTATTTGGTAGTTGAGAGTTGCCGGCCTCACCTCGACTTTACTGGTGGCAACACCAAAATTTATTTTGCCTATGATTACTTAATTTTACTCgctataataataaaaattataaaattattttttcaagttatagtaattaattttatttacttCAACAACAAAGTAACtagattttatttaattttaaagtaACACattaaaaataacaataaaactACAATACTTTATACAGTAAAATCATCTCGATGATAGATTATGTTATTACGGGGGATAAAATTTAATGATCTTACTGTTATACTTGATAAAAAATGCGACAAATTCAATGACCATACTTGAAATTAATCCAGGGCGACACAAAATAATCatacataaattatataatATTCGCATTTCATCTTTAAGTTGCTGATGGCAGTTAAGACATTGTTAAATTCGAGTTGAGAGCATATTTTTAGTATACATCTAATTTTAATTTACTTTTCTTTACATGTGGATATAAAATTTGACCTCAAAACAttatcttttaagttttattgaacccataaattcattattgGATCCATCACtactttcgtttttttttttttcagtgtCTTATTTCGTGTCAAATTCAACCTCGTCGTCCTTTTCAAATATGATGGATCAAACGATATACATAATACAAGTAGCATAATAATCAATTAAGTAAAATAAGATGTCTACTGTAGTAAATGAAAAGATGATATTACTCCCGCTGCtacaatttatgtgatacttttcgcttCCAAAATTCAAACTGCATGAACTTTaatcaacattttaagatgtattttttcatcaaattgatatgagaaaagttacAACATTTAGtacttttcaaatatataacttttaatcttaaaatattgagttgatctaattcaatttaacttcaaaatttaGTCAAGTTCGCTcttgaaaagtgaaaagtataacataaattgagacagagggagtaatatttatacaacaataacatacccagtataattcCATCAAAAATATAGTAGGTAAAAAAGGAACAGtaacaataatattataataagaaaaattaacCTAAATAGCCACCTACTAAACcgctttaattaaaaataatttgtgaatttagaatatatgtttatttcatgtatGATATGGTTAAAATCTTGTATATTCagtgtataatatatgtataccGGCTATGAAAAGTAGCCAGTACATTCGGTTGGtcatttgtattaaaaaaaatggaaatggcCAAAATTTAAGGATAATAATTAAAGAAAGTGGCATTTTCCCGCGAGAAAAATTTCACAAAATCACACACTATTTAAAAAGTAGGGTTTCGAGGTCTAATAATTATCTTCATGCTTTCAATAAAATCATCAGCTTCGAAATCTAACCGGTaagttgttgatctcatctatTTCTTTGTGATTTAAGCATACCAGTTTTGTTTTACCAATTATCAGAATTTGTTGATCATTGCAGTTTTCCTAATCCGATTTAATGTTTAAAATCTGAGTTGAGTTTTGGAGTAGTATTGTCAAGTTGCGttgtttccttttattttgctGTTTTTGAGGAAATTAGGATGATTAACTGTGACAAGACAAGTGTTTGTTATAACTTTTTAGTCAGCGGGAAAAGAGAAAAtcaatgcacttgtttatagatgCAAAATAAAATTGTTCACTTTAGCAAGTATTGTTAAAAATTGTAATAGAACTGGGAAATATTGTGTTATTTATGAGTTCTAATGACATTTGGGGAAGGCCTTGTCGTGAGGGAGGCGTGGGTTTTTGGCAGAGGAGAATGCAGCCTTATAGTACCGGGTTCATTTGAACGTGATATTTGAGAATGTGGAGTATAAATTTAAGTGAAAAAATGCATTAAAATTGGAACAATAGTAGGTCTGAACCCATAATACGTTCAATGATCTATCATGCttcgagccgagggtctatcggaaacaacctctctaccccacaaagatAGGGGATAGGTTTGCATACATCCGACCTTCTGCAGACcctacttgtgggattacactgggtattaTGTTGTAATACGTTAAAtgatacaaaccttaaagattAAATCCGGAATTCGCCTCTGGTTTTGGGAGGTCATGCTCTTGGAGAAAACAAGTGACCAACATGGACAATGAAGGAAATATAAAGGTCATGAGCTTGTTGTAGGAGGGAGGAAAGAAATGAAGCAGAAAGTAAACTTCTTATAATCTCCTTTGGCATTAGTATCATGGGGGCATT contains:
- the LOC132049342 gene encoding uncharacterized protein LOC132049342, whose translation is MGVGLLEIGVEMRRILMFSVKRCYITVLNHPFLVGMLCFIAFLYRTFPFLFSILLAASPVLVCTAVLLGTLLSFGQPNIPEIEREEKTTTHDIVPLKTGVLYDTTHFESEDSYYVERYTERDLVEQSIDKISDLSPLLEERSRDFQFEDGVFEQNNEENEEKHGDEELRESQYSPIPAVDEGFEEAARDFYEQKNEKNEEKHDDGDLMESQYSPIPTVDSESVESDFDRSDSFDSKMVNLNSLPGSPWKKETEEEEKEEEQEEEDDDDESFDSGSDRAESSSPDASLADIMPMLHELHPLLDEDTPQHVSLLHDVSDAASDSSGKTTESENESDDGFENQEEVEVADNENEDGEKRDEEDKSKSAITWTEEDQKNLIDLGSSEVERNQRLENLMARRRALKKMRTMMTEKNLIDLESADLPFNIPSISTARNNPFDAPNDNYDLGLPPIPGSAPSVLVPRRNPFDLPYDSSEEKPDLMEDEEFITFQAKDPLFRRHESFIVRPSIFGLNRQDKQDVHWRPYFVPEKMASEGTSYAPFQRQSSELSDSKVSSVPETESLSSVENLEDKELIDERISEEPKLISKQEHTSEHVRHGSQSSEEVEFLVQLGTLENHHEAKKALLQEGRELNPTDIQSKLETFYQRYSSQSSSSSLAEVSESVFVDKEGEMRSSFEEIMGHVEQNGISREASFDGPNFHVTSTSVDHTSRGQPIYDASPSAIRENIFSASFSSDQRVESETGFSPIRTVSLIERESQENSQDIEKSLPTNEEILAPEDELDVAKAEISQNDEIFSSANASPVPEFVLGLASADSKLSENEDIVYEEGIIEHEQLRITCPGLDIHTHILSNHAAYQTVESLSTFDDLSSSNVVENLATDDHTEVDEELVSVGHASVEKSISQHEEELAHTDKSIDEQSSENWEVTEPPAILVESIEEARTTENVNVSEIHDLDNGIPIISSPRTPDCTSNLHEVVGPAGAVGLKNIFLDEVENDNQIKVLENYVLPPETADFHHDEQYIVEETDGMEDIDEVLFLSELDTVGDFSINEGLSAFQAVDSATTEFSEEAHAEVHERKFPLHPEILNASTVEETDKHEDKECASEIQNSGMSIIDHIDAYHTELSEAEVDNAVDTRSIEGGLPEDNLDTQEVVPRMPIAEAHNSVFEVENSKSTQTEVTEVPQEVTVKEEADSGMSVLEAQTIQDIESAFWQVFEKEMEKSNVLEQSNAKDPGMPVLEAQTVEDIESAFTSTTEKEIEHSNVLELPNAELVTEQSESSNNAAAVEASSSVREDSGMPELEAQTVEDIELAFRNISEKEIENSNVLEQSGSSDNAAVFEVSSSVQEDSGMRVVEAQTIEDIESAFKITSEEEIVHSDVLELRNANLVTEESGSSTNATVFEVSSSAPEDSGMPVVEAQTTEDIESAFESTSEKEIVHSNVLELPNAKLVTEESGHSDDAVVFDVSSTVPEDSGMPEQEAQTVEDIELAFRNISEKEMENSNVLELPDAKLVTEGSGSSDNAAVFEVSSSVVGDSGMPVLEAQTVEDIESPFTITSEKEIVHSDVPVQPNAKLVTEEPGSSDAAAVFEASSSVLEDSRMPVVEAQTIEDNESAFRITSEKEIVHSDVLEQPNARLETEESRDADDAAVIDLSSSVQEDSGMPVLEAQTAEDIESAFRQISEQEIAEKSNVLEQPNAELATEESGNRAAAAETSSSALEGSEMPALEAQTVEDMDMVFRRISEKEMEESNVLEQPNAELATEVSGSSDNAAVLKVSSVTWDMQLPILETRPTEYFDLDHEKLSESDDETLTHHDSVGGAEHMRESKDIGASSDSQNVETDLHLKQILEEQPSGASSTNDIKSSVRGYDVSEFGEGETGKGDDKVVVKEAKALTAEKLEHAVDMPTTADA